A single Natranaerobius thermophilus JW/NM-WN-LF DNA region contains:
- a CDS encoding gamma-glutamyl-gamma-aminobutyrate hydrolase family protein, with product MNSNEINSHTNSHSNSNISHVEDRYSLEKKPETISRPIIGVTAFQDTSGDKTRINHSYIRAIEAAGGIPLVIPNPSRDTGQKLLTEVLDQEKPVPGDILDLFENQDRLEALKPGEFSRSYLGKFLDRLDGLVLSGGDDPDPIYFGEEVIPGQGGIEPERDIMELKLTALAMERSLPILGVCRGMQIINVIKGGSNYQDMDSQLQLGKAEEWVKHKQQAPRHYPTHKLYITEGSLLEEIVGRSKIRVNSFHHQAVKSPGEDLVVSGRSGDGIIEAIESKNHTFCLGVQWHPEGHDNSPGGYELFVRLVEESRK from the coding sequence ATGAATAGTAATGAAATTAATTCCCATACCAATTCCCATTCCAATTCCAATATTTCTCATGTGGAAGATCGCTATTCCCTAGAGAAAAAACCCGAGACTATATCACGCCCCATTATAGGTGTAACTGCTTTTCAAGATACATCCGGGGACAAAACTCGAATTAATCACTCCTATATTAGAGCCATCGAGGCGGCAGGGGGGATTCCCCTGGTAATACCCAATCCCAGCCGGGATACTGGTCAAAAACTCCTAACAGAAGTTCTTGATCAGGAAAAACCCGTGCCGGGAGATATCTTGGATCTTTTTGAGAATCAAGATAGACTAGAAGCTCTAAAACCAGGGGAATTTTCCCGGTCTTATCTAGGTAAATTTTTGGACAGATTGGATGGATTAGTCCTGTCAGGTGGCGACGACCCCGATCCCATCTATTTCGGCGAAGAAGTTATACCCGGACAAGGTGGTATTGAGCCGGAACGGGATATAATGGAATTAAAGCTGACGGCTCTGGCTATGGAGCGTTCCCTTCCCATTTTAGGAGTTTGTCGAGGTATGCAGATAATAAATGTGATTAAGGGAGGATCTAACTATCAGGATATGGACAGTCAGTTACAGTTGGGTAAGGCGGAAGAATGGGTGAAACACAAGCAACAAGCTCCCAGGCATTATCCTACACACAAATTATATATTACAGAAGGTTCTTTGCTTGAGGAAATTGTGGGCCGAAGTAAGATCAGAGTAAACAGTTTCCATCATCAGGCTGTCAAAAGCCCCGGTGAGGATTTAGTGGTCAGTGGACGATCCGGTGACGGTATCATCGAAGCCATTGAGTCTAAAAATCATACTTTCTGTTTAGGAGTACAATGGCATCCGGAGGGCCATGACAATAGCCCGGGTGGATATGAGCTCTTTGTTCGGTTAGTAGAAGAGAGCCGAAAATAA
- the hflX gene encoding GTPase HflX → MSNSFDGFDNRMEPKRAILVALEQTDRNERFSTEESLEELQRLADTAEIECVTEIVQKRPKPHPGFFIGKGKAREIGLLLEELDCNMVIFDDELSPGQIRNLEDTLDTDVWDRTALILDIFYRRANSKEAKLQVELARLEYLLPRLVGRGSEMSRLAGGIGTRGRGEQKLEIDRRHLREQIQEIRRKLAEVRKRREENRQYRKKHNLPVVSLVGYTNAGKSTLLSTLTGSKVTAKDELFNTLDPKLADMSMSSGSKALLSDTVGFINKLPHHLVAAFRATLEEVEEADLILHVIDASSPRMYEEIEAVEEVLSSLDLEGTPIIKVYNKTDLLQESEPLMESGFPKEVAISALKKDGLHRLRKAIQRYLESSWVRKEYIIPYHREDLKARLYEVGEVLDIEYKETVMEVYARVPPHEDQRLEKDLAEIKGGNSRHE, encoded by the coding sequence ATGAGTAATAGTTTTGATGGCTTTGACAATAGAATGGAGCCCAAAAGGGCTATTTTAGTAGCTTTAGAGCAAACGGACAGGAACGAGCGTTTTAGTACGGAAGAATCTCTGGAGGAGTTACAGCGTTTGGCAGATACGGCAGAGATAGAGTGCGTAACGGAAATTGTGCAAAAACGACCTAAACCCCATCCCGGGTTTTTCATTGGTAAAGGTAAAGCTCGTGAGATCGGATTGCTGCTAGAAGAACTTGATTGTAATATGGTGATTTTTGATGATGAATTGTCTCCAGGTCAGATTCGCAACTTAGAAGATACTTTAGATACCGATGTTTGGGATCGGACAGCTTTAATCTTGGATATATTTTACCGGCGGGCTAATTCCAAAGAGGCCAAGCTGCAAGTAGAACTGGCCCGTTTAGAGTATCTACTCCCCCGATTGGTGGGCCGCGGAAGTGAGATGAGCCGACTTGCCGGTGGTATCGGTACTAGAGGACGGGGAGAACAGAAACTAGAGATCGACAGACGCCATTTGAGAGAACAAATTCAAGAGATTAGGCGTAAGCTGGCAGAAGTAAGAAAGCGTCGGGAAGAAAATCGCCAGTACCGCAAAAAACATAATTTACCCGTGGTATCCCTCGTTGGTTATACCAATGCTGGTAAATCAACCCTTTTATCTACCTTGACGGGAAGCAAAGTGACTGCCAAGGACGAGCTCTTTAATACTTTAGACCCTAAACTAGCAGATATGAGCATGTCATCTGGTTCCAAAGCCCTGCTTTCGGATACTGTGGGATTTATTAATAAACTGCCCCATCACCTGGTGGCAGCTTTTAGAGCTACACTTGAAGAGGTGGAAGAGGCAGATTTAATACTTCATGTAATCGACGCTTCGAGCCCTAGAATGTATGAAGAGATAGAAGCAGTGGAAGAAGTATTATCCTCCCTTGATTTGGAAGGGACCCCCATAATCAAAGTGTATAACAAAACAGATCTGTTGCAAGAATCCGAGCCTTTGATGGAGAGTGGTTTCCCCAAGGAAGTTGCCATTTCCGCCTTAAAAAAAGATGGTCTTCACAGGTTGAGAAAGGCTATCCAACGTTATTTGGAAAGTTCCTGGGTCCGAAAAGAATATATCATTCCCTATCATAGGGAAGATCTAAAAGCCAGATTGTATGAAGTGGGTGAAGTTCTAGATATAGAGTATAAAGAAACAGTTATGGAAGTTTACGCCAGGGTGCCGCCCCACGAGGATCAGCGCCTAGAAAAAGATCTAGCTGAAATTAAAGGAGGTAATTCTCGTCATGAATAG
- a CDS encoding heme NO-binding domain-containing protein has protein sequence MKGTVVLAWINSLKDLYGEDQVTQVLSELGWEGDEIITPTMNVSDRDARGLIEKMAEKQGSSSSHVFRKLGRKNIWSFAELFPSYFDQSTAKEFLMMMDEVHRQLTKMISGATPPGLVAEELSPNTIKIKYVSNRGLFDYFLGLLEGVGDYFDEEINFEELDRGEDSNGEQYLDVKITTEQATAGIKEFPLSRFLSLGIIRGVPGKIALSSSVVITIIAAALNGFQLDTNLAVILVASFAVIYGSAKIALAPLDVVRNELNKLKELDFSQALRVSSGDYIETLQNDLFESKTNIKKGLLFLKGGTDDLYKFVERYGNVSDNMKELSGDISQMVQEVSQGAIQQAEETEGSVNSLQSNVETIQSIANEELEDKEALEKAVQNIKSSHEDVRNVAEKLEDVRQQFAGVDSKGKELSKNVEHMLEIVTTVEEIAEQTNLLALNASIEAARAGEHGQGFAVVANEVRNLAENSGKAVGTISDNLKSFVSEVDNLVNDITNQFSRLEESTTTLHSTAEETGHATNQINQVAEKIADMVDKLSKETENMNQVFESINSLAAIAEENSAASEEMSSNVSEYSEKIKEMSEYTEQLKVLTSELQGELKRHKV, from the coding sequence ATGAAAGGCACAGTAGTTCTCGCCTGGATTAATAGTTTAAAGGATTTGTATGGAGAAGACCAAGTAACTCAGGTACTTTCAGAATTGGGATGGGAAGGTGATGAAATTATCACACCCACCATGAATGTATCTGATCGGGATGCCCGTGGACTGATAGAAAAAATGGCAGAAAAACAAGGTTCTAGTAGTTCCCATGTTTTTAGAAAGTTGGGAAGAAAAAATATCTGGTCCTTTGCTGAATTGTTTCCGTCTTATTTTGATCAGAGTACGGCAAAGGAATTCCTAATGATGATGGATGAAGTCCACCGCCAGCTTACCAAAATGATCTCTGGTGCAACTCCCCCGGGTCTTGTGGCTGAAGAACTTTCTCCAAATACTATTAAAATTAAATATGTTTCTAACCGGGGTTTATTTGATTATTTCTTAGGACTTCTGGAAGGAGTCGGAGATTATTTTGATGAGGAAATCAATTTTGAAGAACTGGATCGGGGAGAAGACTCCAATGGAGAACAATATTTAGATGTAAAAATTACTACAGAACAAGCTACAGCTGGAATTAAAGAATTTCCCTTGAGCCGTTTCTTGTCCTTGGGAATAATCAGAGGAGTACCAGGTAAAATTGCTCTTTCAAGTAGTGTTGTTATAACAATAATAGCTGCTGCCTTGAATGGCTTTCAACTCGACACCAATCTGGCAGTGATTCTGGTGGCTAGTTTTGCAGTTATATACGGTTCAGCCAAGATTGCTCTGGCGCCTTTAGATGTAGTCAGAAATGAATTGAACAAGTTGAAGGAACTGGATTTTTCTCAGGCCCTCAGGGTAAGTTCCGGTGACTACATAGAAACACTACAAAATGATTTATTTGAGTCCAAGACTAATATCAAAAAAGGTTTATTATTTTTAAAAGGCGGTACAGATGATTTATATAAATTTGTTGAGCGCTACGGAAATGTATCCGATAATATGAAAGAGCTGTCGGGTGACATTTCCCAAATGGTGCAGGAAGTTTCTCAAGGAGCTATTCAACAAGCGGAAGAAACAGAAGGTTCCGTTAACAGTCTGCAAAGTAATGTAGAAACAATCCAATCCATTGCCAATGAAGAACTTGAAGATAAAGAAGCTCTGGAGAAGGCAGTTCAGAATATCAAGTCAAGTCATGAAGATGTTCGCAATGTTGCCGAAAAGCTGGAAGACGTCCGACAGCAATTTGCGGGAGTAGACTCCAAGGGTAAGGAACTTTCTAAAAATGTGGAACATATGCTGGAAATAGTGACAACTGTGGAAGAAATAGCGGAACAGACCAATCTACTGGCTCTCAATGCTTCCATAGAAGCGGCTAGGGCAGGAGAACACGGTCAAGGTTTTGCTGTGGTAGCCAACGAAGTCCGTAACCTGGCTGAAAACTCGGGGAAAGCTGTGGGAACTATCAGTGACAATTTGAAAAGCTTTGTTTCAGAAGTTGATAATCTGGTCAATGATATCACCAATCAATTTTCTCGGCTTGAGGAAAGTACCACAACTCTTCACAGTACTGCCGAGGAAACCGGACATGCCACAAATCAGATCAATCAGGTGGCTGAAAAAATCGCCGATATGGTGGACAAGCTTTCTAAGGAAACGGAGAACATGAACCAGGTCTTTGAAAGTATTAACTCCCTAGCGGCCATAGCCGAAGAAAACAGTGCCGCTTCAGAAGAGATGAGTTCTAATGTCAGTGAGTACTCTGAAAAAATCAAAGAAATGTCCGAATACACCGAGCAGTTAAAAGTGTTGACAAGTGAGCTTCAAGGCGAACTAAAACGACACAAGGTTTAA
- a CDS encoding lysylphosphatidylglycerol synthase transmembrane domain-containing protein, producing MSGIISKLKNSLWEDNIKKMVLKVGKVLFLIIVALVIIQHIPQLIGNLKIISPWTIASVLILQLITLVLVAYQWRLCSGVFEHREIGRIRDFWIINSYGTLLEGVTPAAKTGGEGLKAVMISRNLHYSKEEAILLVLCHKIISMGSFFVVMAAFYYGLFMAIPRFLLDKPVIVTLLSILALVLIILCLLPKIKQRISTDSWLNMVLEKSGFFIRLFWKHKLLVTSAFVIGLIIWFLLGVKSYLISLGMGVELSFLQVTNATFIGYLFGMIPVSPGGLGTYEGAMTVQLYRMGLSRGLGFSLSLLSRLTTFWFTLLVSFISVTIANLISSTIKK from the coding sequence ATGTCAGGAATTATATCAAAACTTAAAAACAGCTTATGGGAAGACAATATCAAAAAAATGGTTCTAAAAGTGGGCAAAGTCCTGTTTTTAATTATAGTTGCCCTAGTTATCATTCAACATATACCCCAATTAATAGGAAATCTCAAAATAATATCACCCTGGACCATTGCTTCTGTGTTGATTTTACAGCTAATAACTTTAGTCTTGGTAGCCTATCAATGGCGCCTTTGTTCAGGAGTTTTTGAACACAGGGAAATAGGGCGAATACGAGATTTTTGGATAATCAACAGCTACGGTACCCTGTTGGAAGGGGTGACCCCGGCAGCCAAAACAGGTGGGGAAGGTCTAAAAGCAGTAATGATAAGCAGAAACCTTCACTATTCGAAAGAAGAGGCAATCCTCTTGGTTCTTTGCCATAAAATCATCAGTATGGGAAGCTTTTTTGTTGTCATGGCTGCCTTTTATTACGGCTTATTCATGGCAATTCCTAGGTTTTTACTTGATAAACCAGTGATCGTTACACTTCTATCTATACTGGCCTTGGTACTAATAATCCTTTGCCTGCTTCCTAAGATTAAACAAAGGATTAGTACTGATTCTTGGTTAAACATGGTTCTTGAAAAATCCGGTTTTTTTATCAGATTGTTTTGGAAGCATAAACTGCTTGTAACTTCTGCCTTTGTCATTGGTCTAATAATTTGGTTCCTACTGGGCGTAAAATCTTATCTTATCAGTCTGGGAATGGGTGTTGAGCTCTCCTTTTTACAGGTAACCAATGCCACTTTTATTGGTTATTTATTTGGAATGATTCCGGTGAGTCCAGGAGGTTTGGGTACTTACGAAGGTGCTATGACAGTACAGTTATATCGCATGGGGCTTTCTCGAGGCCTGGGCTTTAGTTTGAGTTTATTGAGTAGATTAACTACTTTCTGGTTTACCCTGTTGGTCTCATTTATTTCAGTAACAATAGCCAATTTGATTTCTTCGACCATAAAAAAATAG
- a CDS encoding Asp23/Gls24 family envelope stress response protein — protein MADNEKRKNEVTDISREDNIEIVDDVIAIIAGIAANKVEGVRGMAGGSFVGNIAERVGRKDLAKGVKVETTQENEVNVSISIVVQYGVKIHETAKEVQKAVREAIQSMTGLEVPAVRVNVQGVEMEKEEEENVQELPESE, from the coding sequence ATGGCTGATAATGAAAAACGTAAAAATGAAGTGACTGACATTTCAAGGGAAGACAACATTGAAATAGTTGACGACGTTATTGCAATCATTGCTGGGATTGCTGCTAATAAAGTCGAAGGTGTTAGAGGAATGGCAGGAGGTTCTTTTGTAGGTAACATTGCAGAAAGAGTTGGCAGAAAAGACCTTGCTAAAGGAGTTAAAGTAGAAACTACCCAAGAAAATGAAGTCAATGTAAGTATTAGTATTGTAGTTCAATACGGAGTAAAAATTCATGAAACGGCAAAAGAAGTGCAAAAAGCTGTCAGAGAAGCAATTCAGTCCATGACAGGCCTAGAAGTACCAGCAGTAAGGGTTAATGTACAAGGTGTAGAAATGGAAAAGGAAGAAGAAGAAAATGTTCAAGAACTTCCCGAATCCGAATAG
- a CDS encoding class I SAM-dependent methyltransferase gives MNWAKTEERVIPKKMSPNNGTLLEHIARYELSKKFSTGRVLDIACGVGYGSKILASSQKVREVLGVDLCPETIEYARNHYNNPKVSYRIGDTLDETLPEKLGTFDCVVSLETMEHVEDEAQYLANMYRLTEPGGLIIISTPFGRGRDKPCNDPYHVHQLTEEEFEGTMKDYFGSENVTLYRQLDETIELPLPDKKYYLGIGVAIKSPK, from the coding sequence ATGAACTGGGCAAAGACGGAAGAACGAGTGATTCCGAAAAAAATGAGTCCCAACAATGGAACACTCCTTGAGCATATTGCGAGATATGAGCTCAGCAAAAAATTCTCTACGGGCAGAGTACTAGATATTGCCTGTGGGGTGGGATACGGATCTAAAATTTTGGCAAGTTCACAAAAGGTCAGAGAAGTCCTGGGTGTAGACCTGTGCCCTGAAACTATTGAATACGCTCGGAATCACTATAATAATCCCAAAGTCAGTTATCGAATTGGAGACACTTTGGACGAAACTTTACCTGAAAAGTTAGGAACCTTTGATTGTGTTGTCAGTCTAGAAACTATGGAACATGTGGAAGATGAAGCTCAGTATCTAGCCAATATGTATCGTTTGACAGAACCAGGAGGGCTTATAATTATTTCGACTCCCTTTGGCAGAGGGCGAGATAAACCTTGTAATGATCCTTATCATGTTCATCAATTGACAGAGGAAGAATTTGAAGGGACCATGAAAGATTATTTCGGCTCTGAGAATGTAACATTATACAGGCAACTTGACGAGACGATTGAACTGCCCCTTCCCGATAAAAAGTACTATCTAGGGATTGGAGTTGCTATAAAATCACCAAAATAA
- a CDS encoding ISNCY family transposase, protein MFCDIVTPRMFCENVTMTKKVTYQMTQEEIKKLNIINQTIDGYLTIRDAARALNLSDRQIKRLKKGVQLEGPSFVIHKSRGKKPDHSVPESTEKHIISLKLEKYPNANFTHFTELLNEREKISISRPVVHRILSKAGISSPKKHKKSKSHHRRKRKDRMGLLVQIDASPYDWFDTGFDCDLHAAIDDATGALLGLFFVENECLEGYFQIMHQLISNYGIPASLYSDKHTIFRSPKSDKLSIDEQLAGKQVKPTQFGAAMEELGVTIIPANSPQAKGRVERLFDTLQSRLPTLFKLHNITTMEKANEFLQKDFLPDFNKRFALKPENELSAFTCLNQDINLDHILCSKFKRTVDNSATFSFEGSYYQILDKNSQLVPKSKVTVLSNPKFGVKVKYKDMVFETQIVDKPSTTKMTKKVKTTQSPKNRIVPDENHPWRKQSERTNLNYDLTDQELLDTILNTRDRV, encoded by the coding sequence TTGTTCTGTGATATTGTCACCCCTAGAATGTTCTGTGAAAATGTCACTATGACTAAAAAGGTGACATATCAAATGACCCAAGAAGAAATTAAAAAACTAAATATTATCAATCAAACAATTGATGGCTACTTAACCATTAGAGATGCAGCACGAGCTTTGAACCTCAGTGATCGACAAATTAAACGACTGAAGAAAGGAGTGCAACTAGAAGGACCCAGTTTTGTCATACATAAAAGCCGAGGTAAAAAGCCTGATCATTCTGTTCCTGAAAGTACTGAAAAACATATCATTTCTCTAAAGTTAGAAAAATACCCAAATGCAAATTTCACTCATTTTACAGAACTTTTAAACGAGCGAGAAAAAATCTCTATCAGTAGGCCAGTTGTTCATAGAATTCTTAGTAAAGCTGGAATTTCTAGTCCTAAAAAACATAAAAAGAGTAAGAGTCACCACAGACGCAAACGCAAGGACAGAATGGGACTTTTAGTACAAATAGACGCCTCACCTTATGACTGGTTTGACACTGGCTTTGATTGTGATTTACACGCTGCTATCGATGATGCCACAGGAGCTTTGCTAGGATTATTTTTTGTTGAAAATGAATGTCTTGAGGGATACTTTCAGATTATGCATCAGTTAATTTCAAACTATGGTATTCCTGCAAGTCTTTATAGCGATAAGCACACTATTTTTAGATCACCTAAATCGGACAAGCTTTCGATTGATGAACAGCTCGCAGGTAAACAAGTTAAGCCTACTCAATTTGGTGCAGCTATGGAAGAGTTAGGAGTCACTATTATACCTGCTAACTCTCCACAAGCAAAAGGACGAGTTGAAAGGCTTTTTGATACTTTACAAAGCAGACTGCCCACACTTTTTAAGCTACACAATATAACTACCATGGAGAAAGCTAATGAATTTTTACAAAAAGATTTCTTGCCTGATTTTAATAAAAGATTTGCCCTAAAGCCCGAAAATGAGCTATCGGCTTTTACCTGTTTAAATCAAGATATTAATCTTGATCATATACTTTGTTCTAAATTCAAAAGAACTGTGGACAACAGTGCCACTTTCTCTTTTGAAGGAAGTTACTATCAAATTTTAGATAAAAATAGTCAACTGGTTCCTAAATCTAAAGTTACTGTCCTATCTAATCCTAAATTTGGAGTTAAAGTAAAATATAAAGATATGGTGTTTGAAACTCAAATTGTGGACAAGCCTTCAACTACTAAAATGACCAAAAAAGTTAAAACAACGCAATCACCTAAAAATAGAATAGTCCCAGATGAAAATCACCCTTGGAGAAAACAAAGTGAAAGAACAAATCTTAACTACGACCTGACTGATCAAGAACTTTTAGATACTATACTAAATACCAGGGACCGAGTTTAA
- the glnA gene encoding type I glutamate--ammonia ligase produces MKPEDIIAAVKEHNVEFIRLQFTDITGVLKNVAITVNQLDKALDGELMFDGSSIEGFVRIEESDMYLKPDPDTFMIFPWTNNGSKIARIICDVYDANQEPFIGCPRCTLRRAIQEADEMGYSMKVGPENEFFLFHTGSDGEPTLKTHDKAGYFDLAPVDKGEEARRDMAITLQQMGFEIEATHHEVAPGQHEIDFKYEDALKTADMIATFRYVVRTIAKQHDLHATFMPKPIQGINGSGMHANISLFKNGKNAFYDPEDPNGLSQECYYFIGGLLQHAKAMSAITNPTVNSFKRLVPGYEAPVYIAWSEKNRSPLIRIPAKRETSTRVELRNPDTACNPYLATAVMLKAGLHGIKHKIEPPASIDKNIYNMTPEERKELGIDRLPENLLEALTYLQADGVIQEGLGDHIYKRFIDAKKYEWQSYTEAVHPWEREQYLTKF; encoded by the coding sequence ATGAAACCCGAAGATATTATAGCGGCGGTAAAAGAACATAATGTAGAGTTTATTCGTCTTCAGTTCACAGATATCACAGGTGTACTGAAAAACGTGGCCATAACTGTCAACCAGCTCGATAAAGCCCTGGACGGCGAATTGATGTTTGATGGTTCTTCTATTGAAGGTTTTGTCAGGATTGAAGAATCGGATATGTATTTAAAACCCGATCCTGATACTTTTATGATCTTCCCTTGGACAAACAATGGAAGTAAAATTGCTCGAATTATCTGCGATGTTTACGATGCCAATCAAGAGCCCTTCATTGGTTGTCCCAGATGTACTTTAAGACGTGCCATCCAGGAAGCGGACGAAATGGGATATTCCATGAAAGTAGGACCGGAAAATGAATTTTTCTTATTCCACACTGGTTCCGACGGTGAACCTACCCTAAAAACCCACGATAAAGCGGGATATTTCGATCTAGCTCCCGTTGATAAAGGCGAAGAAGCCAGACGAGATATGGCTATAACTCTTCAGCAAATGGGTTTTGAAATAGAAGCTACTCACCACGAAGTTGCCCCAGGCCAGCACGAAATCGATTTCAAATATGAAGATGCCCTAAAAACAGCCGATATGATCGCCACATTCCGCTATGTTGTCAGAACTATCGCCAAGCAACACGACCTTCATGCCACTTTCATGCCAAAACCCATCCAAGGTATCAACGGTTCCGGAATGCATGCAAATATTAGCTTATTTAAAAACGGGAAAAACGCTTTTTATGATCCCGAGGATCCCAATGGACTTAGCCAAGAATGCTATTATTTTATCGGAGGTTTATTACAGCATGCCAAAGCTATGTCAGCCATAACCAATCCCACCGTCAATTCATTTAAACGTCTTGTTCCGGGATATGAAGCTCCTGTATATATTGCCTGGAGTGAGAAAAATAGAAGTCCCCTGATACGAATTCCAGCAAAAAGAGAAACTTCTACCAGGGTAGAGCTTCGTAATCCCGATACTGCTTGTAATCCATATTTAGCTACAGCAGTTATGTTAAAAGCAGGCTTACATGGTATTAAGCACAAAATTGAGCCTCCTGCATCAATTGACAAAAATATTTATAATATGACTCCAGAAGAACGAAAAGAACTGGGAATTGATAGACTACCTGAGAATTTATTGGAGGCATTGACTTACTTGCAAGCAGATGGTGTTATTCAGGAAGGTTTAGGCGATCATATCTACAAAAGATTCATCGATGCTAAAAAATACGAATGGCAGAGTTATACCGAAGCTGTTCATCCTTGGGAAAGAGAGCAATACTTGACTAAATTTTAA
- a CDS encoding ferritin family protein encodes MSTASLTQKEQQYLQEARNYEELCIAKYETYANQFNDRELKNLFQRLADKERAHYNQIDQLMQQYQQPNQQQGQQQNQQS; translated from the coding sequence ATGTCAACTGCCTCTCTAACACAAAAAGAACAACAGTACTTACAAGAGGCTAGGAACTATGAAGAGTTGTGTATTGCAAAATACGAAACTTATGCGAATCAGTTCAATGATCGAGAACTCAAAAATTTATTTCAAAGATTGGCCGATAAAGAGCGAGCTCATTATAATCAGATCGATCAGCTAATGCAACAGTATCAACAACCCAATCAGCAACAGGGGCAGCAGCAGAATCAGCAGAGTTAA
- a CDS encoding spore coat protein: MFQYQPNQKGNQKQKNNQQLNDQAMLHDMLMTEKHISSYYDVSVLESDKTNIRQTLQQIQQEEQQHAEEIYQAMQKRGWYS; the protein is encoded by the coding sequence TTGTTCCAATATCAACCTAATCAGAAGGGTAATCAAAAACAAAAAAATAACCAGCAATTAAATGATCAGGCTATGCTTCACGATATGCTAATGACAGAAAAGCATATCTCTTCCTACTATGATGTTAGTGTACTGGAAAGTGATAAAACTAATATTCGCCAAACTCTACAACAAATTCAACAAGAAGAACAACAGCATGCCGAAGAGATATACCAAGCCATGCAAAAACGTGGTTGGTATTCATAA
- a CDS encoding QueT transporter family protein codes for MTSRDIARTAIIAAIYIAVTQVVSPFAFHAVQIRVPEALTVLPFLTKHAIPGLTIGVFIANSLGPLGIVDMVLGSLATLLAALLTWKMPKTYLAPLPPVIINALIVGGYLNLILGIEDGPLILTMLTVGAGQLIACYGLGLPLLLFIKRTPELMRFFGEE; via the coding sequence ATGACATCTAGAGACATTGCCCGGACGGCAATAATTGCGGCCATTTATATCGCCGTCACTCAAGTAGTCTCACCTTTTGCTTTCCACGCTGTTCAGATTAGGGTACCTGAAGCCCTGACTGTCCTGCCATTTTTAACCAAACATGCCATCCCTGGACTGACAATTGGTGTGTTTATAGCCAACTCACTTGGTCCTCTGGGAATTGTGGATATGGTGTTGGGAAGTTTGGCTACACTGTTGGCGGCTCTTTTGACCTGGAAAATGCCCAAAACATACCTGGCCCCGCTGCCACCGGTAATAATAAATGCCTTGATTGTCGGGGGATATTTGAATTTGATTTTGGGTATTGAAGATGGTCCATTGATTTTGACTATGCTGACAGTAGGCGCAGGACAATTAATTGCGTGTTACGGATTGGGTTTACCGCTATTATTATTCATAAAGCGAACCCCTGAATTGATGCGGTTTTTTGGAGAAGAATAA
- a CDS encoding DUF1540 domain-containing protein, protein MDKSNQPLNGVKCVVNTCYYWNQGNQCKAPKIEVQPPGAQDTQETDCATFYPTNG, encoded by the coding sequence TTGGATAAAAGTAATCAACCTTTAAATGGTGTTAAATGTGTTGTGAATACCTGTTATTATTGGAATCAAGGTAACCAGTGCAAAGCACCGAAAATAGAGGTGCAACCACCAGGTGCCCAGGATACCCAGGAAACTGACTGTGCCACCTTCTATCCAACTAACGGTTGA
- a CDS encoding NYN domain-containing protein: MRNYRQSLNIFIDGGFLEKVFAKLGEPKIDYLRLYSWISRQVMIPRLRTYYYHCLPYQGNPPSQGEKDRFSKKQRFFNKISSLPRSEVRLGSLAFRGRSEEKQPIFEQKKVDVLMALDIARSAFEQRISHIALISSDSDFVPAIQMAKDKGIIVYLLYSHEIKPHHDLVDACDEVIYLTMDDIKEMEL, encoded by the coding sequence TTGAGAAATTATCGCCAAAGTCTGAATATTTTTATAGATGGTGGTTTTTTGGAAAAAGTATTCGCCAAGCTAGGTGAACCTAAAATAGATTATCTTAGATTGTACAGCTGGATCAGTAGACAAGTCATGATTCCGCGTTTACGTACATATTATTATCACTGTTTACCTTATCAGGGAAATCCGCCGAGCCAGGGAGAGAAGGATAGATTTAGCAAGAAACAGCGATTTTTTAACAAAATCAGCAGCTTGCCTCGTTCAGAAGTGAGGCTGGGTAGCCTGGCTTTTAGAGGACGCAGTGAAGAAAAACAACCTATTTTTGAGCAAAAAAAGGTTGATGTTCTAATGGCCCTAGACATTGCTCGGTCAGCCTTTGAACAGCGCATTAGTCACATTGCCCTGATTTCAAGTGATAGTGATTTTGTCCCTGCTATTCAGATGGCTAAGGACAAGGGTATAATAGTTTACCTTTTATATAGTCACGAAATAAAACCTCATCACGACTTGGTAGATGCCTGTGATGAGGTAATATACTTAACTATGGATGATATAAAAGAAATGGAATTATAA